The Thermoanaerobaculia bacterium genome has a segment encoding these proteins:
- a CDS encoding sulfurtransferase, giving the protein MLLHVGDRAEYDAAHLPGACFVALRELSLPTPTADDLRLQMLPAEELRQRLEALGISDDSRIVVYFGKDWVSPATRLLFTLDHAGLGAQTSLLDGGQPAWVRAGHRVTAEVPAPRAGKLQPLALRPSIVDAKFVLEHRAKPGFALIDARDADYYTGVETGGSPERPHRTGHIAGARSVPFDAMTTADLHLRPEKELRELFTAAGVAPGDVVLAYCHIGQQATAVLFAARSLGHEVRLYDGSFEEWSRLPDYPVERSTETRQAGEKATP; this is encoded by the coding sequence GTGCTGCTGCACGTCGGCGACCGGGCGGAATACGACGCCGCCCACCTGCCGGGCGCCTGCTTCGTCGCCCTGCGGGAGCTTTCGTTGCCGACGCCCACTGCCGACGATCTCCGGCTCCAGATGCTCCCGGCGGAGGAGCTGCGGCAGCGGCTCGAAGCGCTCGGCATCTCGGACGACTCGCGGATCGTCGTCTATTTCGGCAAAGACTGGGTCTCGCCGGCGACGCGCCTGCTGTTCACGCTCGACCACGCCGGCCTCGGCGCGCAGACGTCGCTTCTCGACGGCGGTCAGCCCGCCTGGGTGCGCGCCGGTCATCGGGTGACGGCGGAAGTACCCGCGCCGCGCGCCGGGAAGCTCCAGCCGCTCGCGCTGCGGCCGTCGATCGTCGATGCGAAGTTCGTGCTCGAGCACCGGGCGAAGCCCGGGTTCGCGCTCATCGACGCCCGTGACGCCGACTACTACACCGGCGTCGAGACTGGCGGCTCGCCGGAACGCCCGCATCGTACGGGTCACATCGCGGGCGCCCGCAGCGTTCCCTTCGACGCCATGACGACGGCCGACCTCCACCTGCGCCCCGAGAAGGAGCTCCGGGAGCTCTTCACGGCCGCCGGGGTGGCGCCCGGCGACGTCGTCCTCGCCTATTGCCACATCGGCCAGCAGGCGACGGCGGTGCTCTTCGCGGCCCGCAGCCTCGGCCACGAGGTGCGGCTCTACGACGGCTCGTTCGAGGAGTGGTCGCGCCTCCCGGACTACCCCGTGGAGAGGAGCACGGAGACTCGGCAGGCCGGGGAGAAGGCGACACCCTGA